Genomic window (Chryseobacterium mulctrae):
CCTTACTTTCTTTCTCCATTTTCCCTGCATCGTGAGACCACCTCCCGGCACAATGCAGTGCAGATGCGGATGAAGACTCAGGTTTTGTCCCCACGTGTGCAAAACACCAATCATGCCCAGCTGCAGGCCTTCGGTTTTGCCGAACTGGTTCAAAGTGGCCCAGGCGGCCTCAAACAGGATCTTGTAAATAAGTTGGGGCTGGGATATTGCGAGCCCATTCAACTCCTCCGGCAGGGTAAAAACCACATGGTAATAGCTGCAGGGCAAGAGGTCCTGTTCGCGCTTCTGGATCCATTCTTCCCGTTTATGACCCTGGCACTGCGGACAGTGCCGGTTACGGCAGGAGTTGTAACTGATGGAAAGATTTCCGCAACCATCACACGTATCAATATGACCACCCAAGGCAGAAGTCCGGCAGTTGGACAATGCCCGCAATGTCTTTTCCTGATGAACGCTGAAGTTTTGGGATGATAAATTGATTTTGCGAAGAACTTCTGCTACATTCGCACCTTTACTTCGGGCCTGCATTCCTGCTGCATAAAGTAAATACCGTATCCAAAGGACTGTGCGGTTTTTGGTCCGAGAGCTGGCACACATGAAGATATTCCATTGTACTTTCAATACGCTCATGACCCAGAAGTTTCTGCACCATAATGATCGGAACACCGTCTTCCAGCAGATGAGTCGCATAGCTGTGTCGTAGCGTGTGGGTGTGCACCTCTTTGGTGATGCCTGCTTTTTTAGAGATGGTTTTTATTACCCACTGCACGCCACGCTGACTGTAGCGGGAATCGAAATCTTTTCTATTCGGAGCTAAAACATCAATATCTTCGATATTCCTGTTTTGATTGCCATTAAACAGATACTGATTAGGATTCTCAATACTGATAAAGGTTTTCAGTCCACTGATCAAATGTTCCGACAAAGGAACATACCGGTCTTTGCTCCCTTTACCCTGAACAACATGTAACATCTTCCGGTCAAAATCCAGATGCTGAAGTTCGATATTCCTTACTTCCATACACCGCAGTCCACAGCCGTAAATAAGTCCGATGAGCAGTTTATGTTTCAGGAGTTCGGCGGATTGAAGCATACGCCAGATCTCTTCCCGACTCAGGATGACAGGAAGCTTTTTCACTTGTGGAA
Coding sequences:
- a CDS encoding tyrosine-type recombinase/integrase, with the translated sequence MGRSPRTFDNYSRHVTALALHFKTLPTELDPEQVKDYLFELQQRSKTPSQTYFKHTVYGLRFLLKTEGLPYSFLHLPAIPQVKKLPVILSREEIWRMLQSAELLKHKLLIGLIYGCGLRCMEVRNIELQHLDFDRKMLHVVQGKGSKDRYVPLSEHLISGLKTFISIENPNQYLFNGNQNRNIEDIDVLAPNRKDFDSRYSQRGVQWVIKTISKKAGITKEVHTHTLRHSYATHLLEDGVPIIMVQKLLGHERIESTMEYLHVCQLSDQKPHSPLDTVFTLCSRNAGPK